In Allocoprobacillus halotolerans, a genomic segment contains:
- a CDS encoding glycosyltransferase family 2 protein yields the protein MFSIVIPIYNVQDYLKECLESLLCQDKLNIEVLLIDDGSTDCSSQIAQNYAHRYPHIFKYFRKENGGLSDARNYAIPFAKNEYLFFIDSDDAITKDSLAELEKIINEKHPDLLIFDYFNKWEDKSEIVHLSDQNSGFISKKDYLLMNPAAWNKIIRAEIVKSHHMYFPKGLWYEDRATTGNYINYCQSIYYLHTPLYYYRQRQNSIMKQNNYNPKMLDIITAMENFDKQVSDTYFKDEKEYLFISNLLFQNSLRLIPFMRIKEMKKCYLILKEQYPNWKKNKYFKQQSKGYKILCYLISMKCYRLSKILIDMKMKG from the coding sequence ATGTTTTCAATAGTTATACCTATATACAATGTACAAGACTATTTAAAAGAGTGTTTAGAGTCCCTTCTATGTCAGGATAAATTAAATATAGAGGTATTATTAATAGATGACGGATCAACAGATTGTTCAAGTCAAATAGCTCAAAATTACGCACACAGATATCCTCATATTTTCAAATATTTTAGAAAAGAAAATGGTGGCTTGAGTGATGCTCGAAATTATGCTATACCATTTGCGAAAAATGAGTACTTATTTTTTATTGATAGTGATGATGCCATTACAAAAGATAGTCTTGCTGAATTAGAAAAAATCATAAATGAAAAACATCCTGATCTATTAATATTCGATTATTTTAATAAATGGGAAGATAAAAGTGAAATTGTCCATCTTTCAGATCAAAACAGTGGTTTCATTAGCAAAAAAGATTATTTATTAATGAATCCTGCAGCATGGAATAAAATTATTAGAGCTGAAATTGTAAAATCTCATCATATGTATTTCCCAAAAGGATTATGGTATGAAGATAGAGCCACAACAGGTAATTATATCAATTATTGTCAATCTATCTATTATTTACATACACCATTGTATTACTATAGACAAAGGCAAAATTCAATTATGAAACAAAATAATTATAATCCTAAAATGTTAGATATAATTACTGCAATGGAGAATTTTGATAAACAAGTTTCTGATACATATTTTAAAGACGAAAAAGAGTACTTATTTATAAGTAATCTGCTTTTTCAAAATTCTTTAAGGCTCATTCCTTTTATGCGAATAAAAGAGATGAAAAAATGTTATTTGATATTAAAGGAGCAGTATCCAAATTGGAAGAAAAATAAATATTTTAAACAACAATCTAAAGGGTACAAGATTCTTTGTTATCTCATAAGTATGAAATGTTATCGTTTATCTAAAATTTTGATAGATATGAAAATGAAAGGTTGA
- a CDS encoding glycosyltransferase family 2 protein, producing MNKIVAIIVTYNRKVLLSESITALLNQTFNQFDIYIIDNASTDGTFDYIQDKINQFQNIYYMNTGENLGGAGGFHYGIKKAVEHNYEKIWIMDDDTIPTPTALEELMKADNILKDYGFLCSDVKWIDGDPCAMNVPNISNDWISNTQYLSYGLLNVSQCSFVSCFFSSKIVKQIGLPFKEFFVWGDDAEYTKRISEAKKSYFVSKSIVIHKMNSNIPTDISQDSPDRLFRYKFSYRNMYYVNKKQGNKLSMLLYYYGIFLDIKKILKSKQNGKWKKIKIILKGIRDGRKFKPKIEYIDQ from the coding sequence ATGAACAAAATTGTAGCTATAATTGTAACATATAACCGTAAAGTTTTATTGAGTGAATCAATCACAGCTTTATTAAATCAAACTTTTAATCAGTTTGATATTTATATTATTGATAATGCGAGTACAGATGGAACTTTTGATTATATTCAAGATAAAATCAATCAATTTCAAAATATTTACTATATGAATACAGGTGAAAATTTAGGAGGTGCAGGTGGTTTCCATTATGGAATTAAAAAAGCAGTAGAACATAACTACGAAAAAATTTGGATTATGGATGATGATACAATTCCTACTCCTACTGCTTTGGAAGAGCTTATGAAAGCAGACAACATTTTAAAAGATTATGGTTTTTTATGTAGTGATGTCAAATGGATTGATGGAGATCCTTGTGCAATGAATGTTCCTAATATTTCAAATGATTGGATTTCAAATACACAATACCTTTCATATGGTTTATTAAATGTATCCCAATGTTCATTTGTTTCTTGCTTTTTCTCATCAAAAATAGTCAAACAAATTGGATTACCATTCAAGGAATTTTTTGTTTGGGGAGATGATGCTGAATATACAAAGAGAATCAGTGAAGCAAAAAAATCATATTTTGTTTCTAAAAGTATAGTTATCCATAAAATGAATAGCAATATTCCAACTGATATATCACAAGATTCTCCAGATAGACTTTTTAGATATAAGTTTTCATATAGAAATATGTATTATGTTAATAAAAAGCAAGGAAATAAATTATCAATGCTCTTATACTATTATGGCATTTTTTTAGATATTAAAAAAATACTCAAAAGTAAACAGAATGGAAAATGGAAAAAAATAAAAATTATTCTTAAGGGTATAAGAGATGGACGTAAGTTTAAACCCAAAATAGAATATATTGATCAATAA